One Kineococcus aurantiacus genomic window carries:
- the dapB gene encoding 4-hydroxy-tetrahydrodipicolinate reductase, with product MGSQAVAAVEAAADLQLVAALGRGDDLAAAQGSDVLVDLTVPDQVMGNVEQALARGMHVVTGTTGFTPERVAQVERWAAAAQRNVLIATNFGIGAVLVMQLAAKAARFFESVEVVELHHPGKVDAPSGSAIRTAQLIARAREAAGLGPSPDATETSLPGARGAVVDGIHVHAVRMRGMTAHQEVVLGGPGETLTIRDDTYDRAAYMPGLLVGIRQVASRPGVTVGLEHYLDLD from the coding sequence ATGGGCTCGCAGGCCGTCGCCGCCGTCGAGGCGGCCGCGGACCTGCAGCTCGTCGCGGCCCTGGGCCGCGGCGACGACCTCGCCGCGGCGCAGGGCTCGGACGTGCTCGTCGACCTGACGGTGCCCGACCAGGTCATGGGCAACGTCGAGCAGGCCCTGGCCCGGGGCATGCACGTCGTCACCGGCACCACGGGGTTCACCCCCGAGCGGGTCGCCCAGGTCGAGCGGTGGGCCGCGGCCGCGCAGCGCAACGTGCTCATCGCCACGAACTTCGGCATCGGCGCGGTGCTGGTGATGCAGCTGGCCGCCAAGGCGGCGCGGTTCTTCGAGTCCGTCGAGGTCGTCGAGCTGCACCACCCCGGCAAGGTCGACGCGCCCAGCGGGTCGGCGATCCGGACCGCGCAGCTCATCGCCCGCGCCCGCGAGGCCGCGGGGCTGGGGCCCTCGCCGGACGCCACGGAGACGTCGCTGCCGGGGGCCCGCGGGGCCGTCGTCGACGGGATCCACGTCCACGCCGTCCGGATGCGGGGCATGACCGCGCACCAGGAGGTCGTCCTCGGCGGGCCGGGGGAGACCCTGACCATCCGCGACGACACCTACGACCGCGCCGCGTACATGCCGGGCCTGCTCGTCGGGATCCGCCAGGTCGCGTCCCGGCCCGGGGTCACGGTCGGGCTCGAGCACTACCTCGACCTGGACTGA